In Sporosarcina sp. PTS2304, a genomic segment contains:
- a CDS encoding KH domain-containing protein — protein MKQLIETIVKPLVDYPDDVKVVAEEQSQRVVYQLSVHAEDMGKVIGKQGRVAKAIRTIVYSAAGSHHGKKVYLDILD, from the coding sequence ATGAAGCAGCTGATTGAAACAATTGTAAAGCCGTTAGTCGATTACCCAGACGACGTCAAAGTGGTAGCTGAAGAACAATCTCAACGAGTGGTTTATCAGTTATCAGTTCATGCGGAGGATATGGGAAAAGTGATCGGAAAGCAAGGTCGTGTGGCAAAGGCGATCCGTACGATTGTTTATTCAGCAGCAGGCAGCCACCACGGCAAAAAAGTGTATCTAGATATCTTGGATTGA
- the ylqF gene encoding ribosome biogenesis GTPase YlqF, with product MAIHWFPGHMAKARREVSEKLKLVDIVFELIDARLPLSSRNPMIDEVIQQKPRLLILNKMDLADEVQTKRWISYFEARGFRTVAINSFEGVGLQTVTKAAKEILQPKFDRMKQRGIRPGAIRAMIVGIPNVGKSTLINRLAKKNIAQTGNKPGVTKAQQWIKYGKELELLDTPGVLWPKFEDQEVGFKLALTGAIKDSILNMEELALYGLRFLEQHYPERLEQRYQMKTIDEDILSIFNKIGERRKVYSTGGEIDYDKVAELIVRDIREQQVGKLTFDFPEE from the coding sequence ATGGCAATTCACTGGTTTCCCGGTCATATGGCGAAGGCAAGAAGAGAAGTATCGGAAAAGCTGAAATTAGTTGATATTGTGTTTGAATTAATAGATGCCAGACTTCCTTTATCATCACGTAACCCGATGATTGACGAAGTGATTCAGCAAAAGCCGCGCCTATTAATATTGAATAAGATGGATTTAGCTGACGAGGTGCAAACAAAGCGCTGGATCAGCTATTTCGAAGCACGTGGTTTTCGTACAGTGGCGATCAATTCATTCGAAGGTGTTGGGTTGCAAACAGTCACAAAAGCGGCAAAAGAAATATTGCAGCCAAAGTTTGACCGTATGAAACAACGCGGAATTCGTCCAGGCGCCATTCGTGCGATGATAGTCGGCATTCCCAACGTCGGAAAATCTACATTGATCAACCGGCTTGCTAAAAAGAATATTGCACAGACAGGAAATAAACCTGGTGTGACCAAGGCTCAGCAATGGATCAAGTACGGTAAAGAACTTGAATTATTAGATACACCTGGTGTACTTTGGCCGAAATTTGAAGATCAAGAAGTAGGTTTCAAACTAGCCTTAACGGGAGCAATAAAAGATTCTATCTTAAATATGGAAGAGTTGGCTCTCTACGGTTTACGCTTTCTGGAACAACACTATCCAGAGCGTTTGGAACAGCGCTATCAAATGAAAACAATAGATGAGGATATTCTATCGATCTTTAATAAAATCGGTGAACGTCGAAAAGTGTATAGTACCGGCGGCGAAATTGATTATGATAAAGTAGCTGAATTGATCGTCCGGGACATACGTGAGCAACAAGTAGGTAAGTTGACATTCGACTTTCCCGAAGAATGA
- the sucC gene encoding ADP-forming succinate--CoA ligase subunit beta: MNIHEYQGKQLLREYGVAVSKGRVAFSPKDAVAVAKEIGTLPVVVKAQIHAGGRGKAGGVKIVKNLDEVRAVAAELIGKQLVTHQTGPEGQEVKRLLVEEGIDIEKEFYIGLVVDRATDRVTLMGSAEGGVEIEEVAEKNPEKIFYEVIDPVVGLAPFQARRMAFNMEIPSNLINKAVSLFLGLYKVFSDKDASIVEINPLVVTKDQRVLALDAKFNFDDNAIFRHKDIVELRDFDEEDPKEIEASTFDLSYISLDGNIGCMVNGAGLAMATMDTIHYYGGEPANFLDVGGGAKKEKVAGAFKIILSDPKVKGIFVNIFGGIMKCDVIAEGVIEAAKEVELQVPLVVRLEGTNVERGKALLEQSGINIVSADSMAEGAKKIVELIG, from the coding sequence ATGAACATCCATGAATATCAAGGGAAGCAGCTTCTGAGAGAGTACGGTGTTGCTGTTTCGAAAGGCCGTGTTGCATTCTCACCAAAGGATGCCGTGGCGGTTGCCAAAGAAATTGGTACTTTACCGGTAGTGGTAAAGGCGCAAATTCATGCGGGTGGTCGAGGAAAAGCTGGCGGAGTGAAGATTGTTAAAAATCTTGATGAAGTACGCGCTGTTGCAGCTGAATTGATCGGTAAACAACTGGTAACGCATCAAACGGGACCAGAAGGACAAGAAGTGAAAAGACTTCTCGTCGAAGAAGGAATTGACATTGAAAAAGAGTTCTATATTGGACTTGTCGTTGACCGTGCAACTGATCGTGTAACATTAATGGGATCAGCTGAAGGTGGAGTGGAAATTGAAGAAGTAGCGGAAAAAAATCCGGAAAAAATCTTCTATGAAGTGATCGATCCAGTCGTTGGATTGGCTCCTTTCCAAGCCCGTCGTATGGCATTTAATATGGAAATACCAAGCAATTTAATTAATAAAGCTGTAAGTTTATTTTTAGGTTTATATAAAGTATTCAGTGATAAAGACGCGTCAATTGTCGAAATTAACCCTTTAGTTGTGACAAAAGATCAGCGTGTATTGGCTTTGGATGCAAAGTTTAATTTTGATGATAATGCAATATTCCGTCATAAAGATATTGTTGAATTACGTGACTTTGATGAAGAAGATCCGAAAGAAATCGAAGCATCTACTTTTGATTTAAGTTATATTTCATTAGACGGAAATATCGGTTGTATGGTCAATGGTGCAGGTCTTGCGATGGCTACTATGGATACCATTCATTACTATGGCGGAGAACCCGCTAACTTCCTTGACGTTGGGGGCGGCGCAAAGAAAGAAAAAGTTGCCGGCGCTTTCAAAATCATTTTGTCTGACCCGAAAGTAAAAGGCATATTCGTCAATATTTTCGGTGGAATTATGAAATGTGACGTTATCGCTGAAGGGGTCATCGAAGCGGCTAAAGAAGTTGAACTTCAAGTGCCACTCGTTGTACGTCTGGAAGGTACAAATGTAGAACGCGGGAAAGCACTGCTTGAACAATCCGGTATCAATATTGTATCGGCTGATTCTATGGCAGAAGGCGCGAAAAAAATCGTTGAGTTGATAGGATAA
- the ffh gene encoding signal recognition particle protein: MAFEGLAERLQGTLNKITGKGKINEADVKEMMREVRFALIEADVNLKVVKEFVKTVSERSVGQDVMKSLTPGQQVVKIVKDELTNLMGGEQNPIQFARKSPTVIMMVGLQGAGKTTTTGKLATVLRKKHNKKPLLVAADIYRPAAIQQLETLGKQITVPVFSMGTDHSPVEIARRAMEEAEREHNDVVIIDTAGRLHVDEVLMQELKDIRELTKPDEVFLVVDAMTGQDAVNVAKNFNETIEITGVILTKLDGDTRGGAALSIRSVTEKPIKFVGMGEKMDALEPFHPERMASRILGMGDVMSLIEKAQENVDEEKAKELEQKLRTQSFTLEDFLDQMQQVKKMGPLDEILKMMPGANKIKGLDSAKVDESQMGRVEAVIYSMTRAERENPDIINASRKKRIAVGSGTSIQEVNRLLKQFEEMKKMVKQMTSMQQKGKKKGKMPGLDSFFK; encoded by the coding sequence ATGGCATTTGAAGGATTAGCTGAACGCCTGCAAGGGACTTTAAACAAAATTACAGGCAAAGGTAAAATCAATGAAGCTGACGTCAAAGAAATGATGCGGGAAGTGCGCTTTGCACTAATTGAAGCAGACGTTAACTTAAAAGTAGTGAAAGAATTTGTTAAAACCGTCAGTGAACGCTCGGTCGGTCAAGACGTTATGAAGAGTTTGACGCCAGGACAACAAGTAGTAAAAATCGTTAAAGATGAATTGACGAATTTAATGGGCGGGGAACAAAATCCGATTCAATTTGCTCGTAAATCGCCAACAGTTATTATGATGGTAGGTTTACAAGGTGCCGGTAAAACGACAACTACGGGAAAACTAGCTACTGTACTGCGGAAAAAGCACAATAAAAAACCTCTACTTGTAGCAGCTGATATTTATCGTCCAGCAGCAATCCAGCAACTTGAAACGTTAGGAAAACAAATTACTGTCCCTGTATTTTCTATGGGCACTGATCACTCTCCCGTGGAAATTGCACGCCGCGCGATGGAGGAAGCTGAACGTGAGCATAACGACGTAGTAATCATTGATACTGCCGGACGTTTACATGTGGATGAAGTTTTAATGCAAGAGTTAAAAGATATTCGTGAACTCACAAAACCTGATGAAGTCTTCCTCGTTGTTGATGCAATGACGGGTCAAGATGCTGTGAATGTTGCCAAAAACTTTAATGAAACAATTGAAATCACCGGCGTGATTTTAACGAAGTTAGACGGAGACACGCGTGGGGGAGCCGCGCTGTCTATTCGTTCCGTCACCGAAAAACCTATTAAGTTTGTCGGTATGGGTGAAAAAATGGATGCACTTGAACCATTCCATCCGGAGCGTATGGCTTCACGAATTCTCGGTATGGGCGATGTCATGTCGTTAATAGAGAAAGCGCAGGAAAACGTGGATGAAGAAAAAGCGAAAGAGCTCGAGCAGAAATTACGTACACAAAGCTTTACGCTGGAAGACTTTTTAGATCAAATGCAACAAGTGAAGAAAATGGGGCCGTTGGATGAAATTTTAAAAATGATGCCTGGTGCCAATAAAATTAAAGGACTCGACAGTGCAAAAGTAGATGAGAGTCAAATGGGGCGCGTAGAGGCAGTCATTTATTCGATGACGCGTGCTGAACGCGAAAATCCTGACATCATTAATGCCAGTCGGAAAAAACGAATTGCTGTAGGATCTGGTACATCTATTCAAGAAGTGAATAGACTGTTGAAGCAGTTTGAAGAAATGAAAAAAATGGTTAAACAAATGACCAGTATGCAACAAAAGGGTAAAAAGAAGGGGAAAATGCCAGGTTTAGATTCGTTTTTTAAATAA
- a CDS encoding putative DNA-binding protein: protein MLEKTTRVNFLFDFYQSLLTDKQRLYMQLYYLDDLSLGEIAEQYSVSRQAVYDNVKRTEAMLEDYEKKLNLFEKHEKRLEVVEQLQHILPVNDPSSAKVQELLHTLKDFE, encoded by the coding sequence ATGCTTGAAAAAACGACAAGAGTGAACTTCCTCTTTGATTTTTATCAATCATTGTTAACAGACAAACAGCGATTATATATGCAATTATATTATTTGGATGATCTTTCTCTCGGTGAAATCGCAGAGCAATATAGCGTTTCGAGACAGGCAGTGTATGATAATGTGAAGAGAACAGAAGCGATGTTAGAAGATTACGAGAAAAAACTCAACCTTTTTGAAAAGCATGAGAAGCGTCTCGAAGTCGTGGAGCAATTGCAGCATATTTTGCCGGTAAACGACCCTTCTTCCGCTAAGGTTCAGGAACTTTTACATACCTTGAAAGATTTTGAATAG
- the dprA gene encoding DNA-processing protein DprA, with protein sequence MQFTIQQKKLLSLHYIHPVPFHRFQVLIEENPALEKLETYSTEYWTRLLNLPKEKAVQFTERYKEIERLPLVELLEKVNCSPITIFHRNYPEELKQLYDPPAVIYCMGNEKLLRSRLRVGIIGSRQATYYSKKALDFIVPPLVDRNIPIVSGLAAGADTMAHQAAMDFGGETIGVLGHGFSHMYPKKNMKIAQEIAKNHLLITEYPPYFSPAKWTFPMRNRIISGLSNALVITESVERSGTMSTVEHALDHGKEIFAVPGAIDSPLSAGPNKLIDEGAKPLWSGFQILDSLL encoded by the coding sequence ATGCAATTTACTATCCAACAGAAAAAATTATTAAGTCTACATTATATTCATCCTGTACCTTTTCATCGTTTTCAAGTATTAATAGAAGAAAACCCGGCGTTGGAAAAATTAGAAACCTACTCTACTGAATATTGGACTCGATTGCTTAATTTACCGAAAGAGAAAGCAGTTCAATTTACTGAACGATACAAAGAAATAGAACGGCTTCCGTTAGTAGAACTATTGGAGAAAGTAAATTGTTCTCCTATTACTATATTTCACCGTAATTATCCCGAAGAACTTAAACAATTATATGATCCACCTGCGGTTATTTACTGCATGGGAAATGAAAAGTTATTGAGAAGTAGATTACGCGTTGGAATTATCGGCTCACGTCAAGCGACATATTATTCAAAAAAAGCATTAGATTTTATCGTTCCCCCACTTGTTGACCGAAACATTCCGATTGTCTCAGGTTTGGCAGCAGGTGCTGACACGATGGCACATCAAGCAGCCATGGATTTTGGCGGTGAAACGATAGGCGTGCTAGGTCATGGATTTTCCCATATGTATCCTAAAAAGAATATGAAAATCGCGCAGGAAATAGCGAAGAATCATTTGCTTATAACAGAGTATCCACCGTATTTTTCACCGGCCAAATGGACATTTCCTATGCGTAATCGGATCATTAGCGGACTGTCAAATGCTCTCGTCATTACAGAGTCAGTTGAGCGCAGTGGGACGATGAGCACAGTTGAACATGCACTGGATCACGGAAAAGAAATTTTCGCTGTTCCGGGTGCTATCGATTCGCCTTTATCAGCAGGCCCAAATAAGCTGATAGATGAAGGGGCTAAGCCATTATGGAGCGGCTTCCAAATACTCGATTCTTTACTGTAA
- the rpsP gene encoding 30S ribosomal protein S16, which produces MAVKIRLKRMGAKKSPFYRIVVADARAPRDGRQIETVGTYNPLTKPATVNIDEALALKWLQDGAKPSDTVRNLFSEQGIMEKFHNAKYSK; this is translated from the coding sequence ATGGCAGTTAAAATTCGTCTAAAACGTATGGGAGCTAAGAAATCTCCTTTTTATCGTATTGTAGTAGCTGATGCACGTGCACCACGTGACGGCCGTCAAATCGAAACAGTAGGAACTTACAACCCACTAACAAAACCAGCAACAGTAAACATTGATGAAGCATTGGCTTTAAAATGGTTGCAAGATGGCGCGAAGCCTTCTGACACAGTACGTAACTTGTTCTCAGAACAGGGAATCATGGAAAAATTCCATAACGCTAAATACAGCAAATAA
- the rimM gene encoding ribosome maturation factor RimM (Essential for efficient processing of 16S rRNA) yields MEWYNVGKIVNTHGIRGEVRVMATTDFPDERFSIGSKLAIFMPKSKTPIYVTVASHRKHKNFNLLTFEGYPNINDVEKLRDGIIKVSEKELTELDEHEYYYHEIIGCRVLTETGEEIGTVSEIMETGANDVWTVTPAEGKPHYIPYIEDVVKEIDIEEKVITIELMDGLLS; encoded by the coding sequence ATGGAATGGTATAATGTGGGGAAGATTGTTAATACGCATGGGATCAGAGGAGAAGTCCGAGTGATGGCTACGACAGACTTTCCAGATGAGCGCTTTTCAATAGGAAGCAAACTTGCGATTTTCATGCCCAAAAGTAAAACACCTATTTACGTTACAGTTGCTAGCCATCGTAAACATAAAAATTTTAATCTATTAACATTTGAAGGGTATCCGAATATTAATGACGTAGAGAAATTACGTGATGGCATCATTAAAGTATCTGAGAAAGAATTGACAGAGCTTGACGAACATGAATATTATTATCATGAAATTATCGGGTGCCGTGTATTAACGGAAACTGGTGAAGAAATTGGTACAGTGTCTGAAATTATGGAAACAGGCGCTAATGACGTTTGGACAGTGACACCGGCAGAAGGTAAACCGCATTATATCCCTTATATCGAAGACGTAGTGAAAGAAATTGATATAGAAGAGAAGGTCATTACAATTGAACTGATGGACGGCCTGCTGTCATGA
- the lepB gene encoding signal peptidase I, whose protein sequence is MEEKKTKSEGLEWIKALLIAFGLAAIIRVFLFTPIVVDGISMMPTLEHGDRMIVNKIGYTIGEPERFDIVVFHAPEQKDYIKRVIGLPGDTVEYKDDVLYINDKPYEEPYLDQYKAEIQEGTLTEDFTLHDILQTDSNVVPENSIFVMGDNRRKSKDSRHIGPVEIDEVIGSTSVIFWPIKDIGFVK, encoded by the coding sequence ATGGAAGAGAAAAAAACAAAAAGTGAAGGTCTTGAATGGATTAAAGCACTTTTGATCGCATTTGGATTGGCCGCAATTATCCGTGTATTTTTATTTACCCCGATTGTCGTAGATGGAATTTCCATGATGCCGACACTTGAGCATGGGGATCGTATGATTGTCAATAAGATAGGTTACACGATTGGAGAACCAGAGCGTTTTGATATCGTTGTATTCCATGCACCTGAACAGAAAGATTATATAAAGCGTGTCATAGGATTACCAGGCGACACTGTAGAATATAAAGACGATGTTCTTTATATAAACGACAAGCCGTATGAAGAACCATACTTAGATCAATACAAAGCAGAAATTCAAGAAGGAACATTAACAGAAGATTTTACGTTACATGACATACTGCAGACGGACTCTAATGTAGTACCTGAAAACAGCATATTTGTGATGGGGGATAATCGTCGGAAAAGTAAAGACTCTCGACATATCGGCCCTGTTGAAATCGATGAAGTGATCGGAAGCACGAGTGTTATATTTTGGCCGATCAAAGATATCGGTTTCGTAAAGTAA
- the rplS gene encoding 50S ribosomal protein L19 codes for MQKLIADITKDQLRTEHPSFRPGDTLRLHVKIIEGTRERIQLFEGVVIKRQGGGISETFTVRKISNGVGVERTFPVHTPKLAKIEVTRRGKVRRAKLYYLRKLRGKAARIKELR; via the coding sequence ATGCAAAAATTAATTGCAGACATTACAAAAGATCAGTTACGTACTGAGCACCCTTCATTCCGTCCAGGCGACACGCTTCGTTTGCACGTGAAGATTATCGAGGGTACACGTGAGCGTATCCAGTTATTCGAAGGTGTTGTTATTAAACGCCAAGGCGGCGGCATCAGTGAAACGTTCACTGTCCGTAAAATTTCAAACGGTGTTGGAGTAGAGCGTACATTCCCTGTACACACACCAAAGCTTGCTAAAATTGAAGTAACTCGTCGCGGTAAAGTTCGTCGTGCGAAGTTGTACTACCTACGTAAGCTACGTGGTAAAGCAGCACGTATTAAAGAACTCCGCTAA
- the trmD gene encoding tRNA (guanosine(37)-N1)-methyltransferase TrmD, with product MQIDVLTLFPEMFEGVLHSSIMKKAQEQEAASFRVTNFREYSMNKHKKVDDYPYGGGAGMVLQPEPLFRAVDALTNSTEAKPRVILMCPQGQRFTQKKAEELSKEQHLILICGHYEGYDERIREHLVTDEISLGDFVLTGGEIASMAIIDSVVRLLPDVLGNDQSAVHDSFSTGLLEHPQYTRPSSFNGLEVPAVLLSGNHAEIAKWRQEQAFKRTAERRPELLKDAPLTEHQQILYEQWKQKRD from the coding sequence ATGCAGATTGATGTACTGACATTGTTTCCGGAAATGTTTGAAGGGGTGCTTCATTCTTCTATTATGAAAAAAGCGCAAGAGCAAGAGGCGGCTTCTTTCCGCGTAACGAACTTTCGTGAATACTCCATGAACAAACATAAAAAAGTCGATGATTATCCGTACGGTGGTGGTGCAGGTATGGTATTGCAGCCTGAACCTCTCTTCCGTGCAGTGGATGCACTGACGAATTCGACTGAAGCTAAGCCCCGTGTAATTTTAATGTGCCCCCAAGGACAGCGCTTCACACAGAAGAAAGCGGAAGAACTTTCAAAAGAACAACATCTCATATTAATTTGCGGACATTATGAAGGTTATGATGAACGAATTCGAGAACATTTAGTAACAGATGAAATTTCTTTGGGAGATTTTGTTTTGACTGGTGGAGAGATTGCGTCGATGGCGATTATTGATAGTGTAGTGCGTTTATTGCCCGACGTACTCGGGAACGACCAATCGGCTGTCCACGACTCATTTTCAACGGGTCTTCTAGAACATCCACAATATACACGCCCTTCTTCATTCAACGGCTTAGAAGTGCCTGCAGTGCTGTTATCAGGCAATCATGCGGAGATTGCCAAGTGGAGACAAGAGCAAGCTTTTAAGCGTACAGCAGAGCGGCGTCCGGAGTTGTTAAAAGATGCACCTTTAACAGAACATCAGCAAATTCTATATGAACAATGGAAACAAAAAAGAGACTGA
- a CDS encoding ribonuclease HII has translation MTTIQDIKNKLQQLQEPNEWLEELGIDERKGVQLAITQWRKKYEKKQQLLEAYRQKQAFDQSYKRTLSCLVAGIDEAGRGPLAGPVVTAAVILPEECMDLVGVDDSKKLSKEQRQFFAHVIKEQAIAYSVHVQPAEAIDELNIYQATKRSMEEATDALAVKPDVVLADAMNITVNSSSYSIIKGDEKSLAIAAASILAKTTRDELMDELHEQFPWYGFNVNAGYGTPQHLEGLKIHGFCQHHRKTFEPIKTMWRDRQ, from the coding sequence TTGACAACTATACAGGACATTAAAAATAAATTACAGCAATTGCAAGAACCGAACGAGTGGCTAGAAGAACTAGGAATCGATGAACGAAAAGGTGTACAACTCGCAATTACTCAATGGCGAAAGAAATATGAAAAAAAACAACAACTACTTGAAGCGTATAGACAAAAGCAGGCTTTTGATCAATCGTATAAGCGGACTCTGAGCTGTTTAGTTGCAGGAATAGATGAAGCGGGAAGAGGTCCGTTAGCGGGGCCGGTCGTTACAGCCGCAGTGATTTTACCTGAAGAGTGCATGGACTTAGTAGGGGTAGATGATTCAAAAAAACTATCAAAAGAACAAAGACAGTTTTTTGCGCATGTAATTAAGGAACAGGCTATAGCGTACTCAGTTCACGTACAACCGGCGGAAGCGATCGATGAACTAAATATCTATCAGGCTACAAAACGCTCTATGGAAGAGGCTACAGACGCGCTTGCAGTCAAACCGGACGTTGTATTAGCTGATGCGATGAATATAACTGTAAACAGTTCCTCCTACTCAATAATTAAGGGAGATGAAAAAAGCTTAGCTATCGCTGCAGCTTCCATACTAGCCAAAACTACACGAGACGAATTAATGGATGAGTTACATGAACAGTTTCCTTGGTACGGATTTAACGTAAACGCAGGATATGGAACACCGCAACACTTAGAAGGATTAAAAATACACGGTTTTTGTCAGCATCACAGAAAAACGTTTGAACCTATTAAAACGATGTGGAGGGATCGACAATGA
- the ftsY gene encoding signal recognition particle-docking protein FtsY: MSFFKKLKDKITGTNEAVTEKFKDGLTKTRESFTSKVNDLVSKFRVVDEEFFEELEEVLLQADVGFDTVMELIDLLKDEVKRKNIKDTTGMQTLISEKLVEIYNAGEEVTNELAIEEGRLNVILMVGVNGVGKTTTIGKLASRLQKEGKSVMLAAGDTFRAGAIDQLVVWGERTGVEVVRQAEGSDPAAVIFDAVKAAKKRNVDVLICDTAGRLQNKVNLMNELEKVHRVIGREVEGAPHEVLLALDATTGQNALIQAQTFNEATNVTGIVLTKLDGTAKGGIVLAIRSKLDIPVKFVGLGEGIDDLQPFDPEKYVYGLFADGLEMEDLEEDQTSEQTEE; this comes from the coding sequence ATGTCTTTTTTTAAAAAGCTGAAAGATAAAATTACAGGAACAAACGAGGCGGTCACAGAGAAGTTTAAAGATGGTCTCACGAAAACACGGGAATCATTTACTTCAAAAGTGAATGATTTAGTCTCAAAATTTCGAGTAGTAGATGAAGAGTTCTTCGAAGAATTAGAAGAAGTGCTTTTGCAGGCTGACGTCGGTTTTGACACGGTTATGGAATTAATTGACTTACTGAAAGATGAAGTGAAACGAAAAAATATTAAAGATACGACAGGTATGCAAACGTTAATATCTGAAAAGCTTGTAGAGATATATAATGCGGGCGAAGAAGTAACTAATGAGTTAGCTATTGAAGAAGGACGTTTGAATGTAATCTTAATGGTAGGTGTCAATGGTGTAGGTAAAACAACGACGATTGGTAAATTAGCTTCTCGCTTACAAAAAGAGGGCAAGTCTGTCATGTTAGCTGCCGGTGATACATTCCGCGCCGGTGCGATTGATCAGCTAGTTGTCTGGGGAGAGCGGACTGGAGTGGAAGTCGTTCGTCAGGCGGAAGGCTCAGATCCGGCTGCAGTTATTTTTGATGCAGTAAAAGCAGCGAAGAAACGCAATGTCGATGTGTTAATATGTGATACTGCCGGACGTCTGCAAAATAAAGTGAACTTAATGAATGAGCTTGAAAAAGTTCACCGTGTCATTGGTCGTGAAGTGGAAGGCGCTCCTCATGAAGTGTTATTGGCGCTAGATGCGACGACGGGTCAAAATGCATTGATACAAGCTCAAACATTCAATGAAGCAACAAACGTTACAGGAATTGTCTTGACTAAACTAGACGGTACAGCCAAAGGTGGCATTGTTCTTGCAATTCGTAGTAAGCTAGACATTCCAGTGAAATTCGTCGGTTTAGGTGAAGGAATTGATGATTTACAACCATTTGATCCAGAAAAGTATGTGTATGGTTTATTTGCAGATGGTTTGGAAATGGAAGATCTTGAAGAAGATCAAACTTCAGAACAAACTGAGGAATAA
- a CDS encoding EscU/YscU/HrcU family type III secretion system export apparatus switch protein, translated as MKEERYKRKEAVALSYEPEVSDAPKVIAKGKGKIAETILERAEEHNIPIQEDPSLVELLGQLNVNESIPEELYQAVSEVFAYIYRLDKERQNK; from the coding sequence ATGAAGGAAGAACGCTATAAACGAAAAGAAGCTGTAGCATTATCTTATGAACCGGAAGTTTCCGATGCTCCGAAAGTGATTGCAAAAGGGAAAGGAAAAATCGCCGAAACTATTTTGGAGCGTGCGGAGGAGCATAATATCCCGATACAGGAAGATCCAAGCTTAGTGGAATTGCTTGGTCAATTAAATGTCAACGAGTCCATACCGGAAGAGTTATACCAAGCTGTTTCTGAAGTATTTGCTTATATTTACCGACTGGATAAAGAAAGACAAAATAAATGA
- the sucD gene encoding succinate--CoA ligase subunit alpha, protein MSIYVDKDTRVIVQGITGSTALFHTQQMLEYGTKIVGGVTPGKGGQTVEGVPVFDTVEEAVKATNANVSIIYVPAPYAADAIMEAVDAELEMTICITEHIPVLDMIKVKRYMEGKKTRLIGPNCPGVITADETKIGIMPGYIHTKGHVGVVSRSGTLTYEAVHQLTQEGIGQTTAVGIGGDPVNGTNFIDVLKEFNEDPETYAVVMIGEIGGTAEEEAADWVKEHMTKPVVGFIGGQTAPEGKRMGHAGAIISGGKGTAAEKIKSLEAADIRVAETPSVIGETLITVLKEKGLYEKCKTK, encoded by the coding sequence ATGAGTATTTATGTTGATAAAGATACAAGAGTCATTGTACAAGGAATTACAGGTTCCACTGCCCTGTTCCATACACAGCAAATGTTGGAATATGGTACGAAAATAGTCGGCGGTGTGACACCTGGTAAAGGCGGTCAAACAGTTGAGGGAGTTCCAGTTTTTGATACTGTTGAAGAAGCTGTCAAAGCAACTAATGCGAACGTTTCCATCATTTATGTACCAGCACCTTATGCTGCCGATGCTATTATGGAAGCAGTCGATGCAGAACTTGAAATGACTATTTGTATTACAGAGCATATTCCAGTGCTTGATATGATTAAGGTCAAGCGTTATATGGAAGGAAAAAAGACGCGTTTAATCGGGCCGAACTGTCCGGGTGTTATTACAGCGGATGAGACGAAAATCGGTATTATGCCTGGCTATATCCACACAAAAGGTCATGTCGGCGTAGTTTCGCGTTCTGGTACGCTAACATACGAAGCGGTTCATCAATTAACGCAAGAGGGAATCGGTCAGACAACTGCGGTTGGTATCGGTGGAGACCCTGTTAATGGTACGAATTTCATCGACGTATTGAAGGAATTCAATGAGGATCCTGAAACGTATGCAGTCGTTATGATTGGTGAAATTGGCGGTACTGCCGAAGAGGAAGCTGCAGATTGGGTAAAAGAACATATGACAAAACCGGTTGTAGGGTTCATCGGTGGTCAGACAGCTCCAGAAGGTAAACGTATGGGGCACGCAGGTGCGATTATCTCGGGCGGTAAAGGTACAGCAGCAGAAAAGATTAAATCTTTAGAAGCAGCAGATATCCGAGTCGCAGAAACACCATCCGTAATTGGGGAAACACTTATTACTGTTCTGAAGGAAAAAGGACTATACGAAAAATGTAAAACGAAGTAA